One window of Triticum dicoccoides isolate Atlit2015 ecotype Zavitan chromosome 5A, WEW_v2.0, whole genome shotgun sequence genomic DNA carries:
- the LOC119301042 gene encoding enoyl-[acyl-carrier-protein] reductase, mitochondrial-like, which translates to MASALRLLPSTATRLRFRPRLPLSTAASLFSPPSKAVLYDQHGPPDQVLRVEDVPPVELGERGVCVKMLAAPINPSDINRVQGVYPVRPPLPAAVAGYEGVGQVHAVGPAVTRPLSPGDWVIPSPPSFGTWQTYIVKPEDVWHKVRDDVPVEYAATVTVNPLTALRMLQDFVKLKPGDAIVQNGSTSIVGQCVIQLAKVQGIRTINIIRDRPGSEEAKEKLKQLGADEVFTESQLDVKNVKSLLGALPEPALGFNCVGGNAASLILKLLRQGGTMVTYGGMSKKPVIVSTSSFIFKDLSLRGFWLQKWMNSDKSEECRTMIDYLLGLVHEGKLKYEMELTPFSEFNLALDKALGKHGSQPKQVLRF; encoded by the exons ATGGCGTCGGCGCTCCGCCTGCTGCCGTCGACGGCGACGCGCCTCCGCTTTCGTCCCCGCCTCCCTCTCTCCACCGCCGCGTCACTCTTCTCACCGCCCTCCAAGGCCGTCCTCTACGACCAACACGGCCCTCCCGACCAAGTCCTCAG GGTGGAAGATGTGCCGCCGGTGGAGCTCGGGGAGCGCGGCGTCTGCGTGAAGATGCTAGCCGCACCCATCAACCCCTCCGACATCAACCGCGTCCAGGGCGTCTACCCCGTCAGGCCTCCCCTCCCCGCCGCCGTCGCTGGGTACGAGGGCGTCGGCCAGGTCCACGCCGTTGGCCCCGCCGTCACCCGCCCCCTCTCCCCCGGCGACTGGGTCATCCCTTCCCCGCCCTCCTTTG GAACATGGCAGACCTACATTGTGAAGCCTGAAGATGTGTGGCACAAGGTTCGTGACGATGTTCCGGTGGAATACGCTGCCACTGTCACGGTGAACCCCTTGACAGCGCTCAGGATGCTGCAGGACTTTGTGAAACTCAAACCTG GTGATGCTATTGTCCAGAACGGCTCGACCAGCATCGTTGGTCAGTGTGTTATTCAGCTCGCCAAAGTGCAAGGAATTCGCACCATCAACATCATAAGGGACAG GCCTGGgtcagaagaagcaaaagagaaactTAAACAGCTTGGTGCAGATGAGGTCTTCACCGAAAGTCAGCTAGATGTAAAGAATGTCAAGAGCTTGCTG GGTGCTTTACCAGAACCTGCATTAGGATTTAACTGCGTTGGAGGAAATGCTGCATCTTTGATACTGAAGTTATTAAG GCAAGGAGGCACCATGGTGACATATGGCGGAATGTCCAAGAAACCTGTGATTGTTTCTACTTCGTCTTTCATATTTAAG GATCTTTCCCTCAGAGGGTTCTGGCTACAGAAGTGGATGAATTCGGACAAGTCAGAGGAATGCAGAACAATGATAGACTACCTGTTGGGCCTTGTGCATGAAGGCAAACTTAAATATGA GATGGAGTTGACTCCCTTCAGCGAGTTCAACCTGGCTCTTGATAAGGCCCTTGGAAAACACGGAAGCCAACCAAAGCAGGTTCTTAGGTTCTGA
- the LOC119299436 gene encoding uncharacterized protein LOC119299436: protein MQPKISSALDPNSRDALGLAWSKFFYANDIAGRKADCPYFRAAVKITQQLGPIPIPTAKEIDGPYLEANYDEANSFLQKFKQDWKNFGVTLMCDSWTGPTGMSIINFMVYCNARMFFLNTIDASGQTQNSDFIYREIEKVVEEIGHEHIVQIVTDNGSNYKKACKTLIEEPKYSHIVWQPCAAHTVNLMLKDIAKFPEVDVIVKSAKTICRFMHKHNNLHDNMKKNIGGELIRPNATRFGTVFMFLESYHSKKDKFREWMVSKDWKECQWRYEPGYVFAEECLSSNVWWNALEWVLSSLRPLYTAMRYADTQKQCTLSGFKKSMMLAIQRMEAHLGPTSRLYLSFMRKVGKRIDAMEEDTFMVAAAVLDPYTHYKLNLCNHTDYATSLTDAIAKILDPVSALSAIDEVSKFRECQGRFGTRLAEEAAARMGPSKLSCSPMVVSVWRGCSCCWVS from the exons ATGCAACCCAAGATCAGTAGTGCTTTGGATCCTAATTCAAGAGATGCACTTGGTCTAGCTTGGTCCAAGTTTTTTTATGCCAATGATATTGCTGGACGTAAAGCTGATTGCCCATACTTTCGAGCTGCTGTGAAGATCACTCAACAATTAGGGCCTATTCCTATACCAACCGCGAAGGAGATTGATGGGCCATATTTGGAGGCCAACTATGATGAAGCTAATTCGTTTCTTCAAAAATTCAAACAAGACTGGAAGAACTTTGGTGTGACTCTTATGTGCGATTCTTGGACTGGTCCTACAGGAATGAGCATCATAAACTTCATGGTGTATTGTAATGCACGAATGTTCTTCCTCAATACCATTGATGCATCCGGACAAACTCAGAATTCAG ACTTTATCTATAGAGAGATTGAAAAGGTTGTCGAAGAGATAGGGCATGAGCATATAGTTCAAATAGTAACCGATAATGGATCCAATTATAAGAAAGCTTGCAAAACCCTTATAGAAGAACCAAAATACTCTCATATTGTTTGGCAACCGTGTGCGGCCCATACCGTCAATCTTATGCTAAAAGATATAGCAAAATTTCCTGAGGTTGATGTGATAGTCAAGAGTGCCAAGACAATCTGTAGGTTCATGCATAAGCACAATAACCTCCATGATAACATGAAGAAGAACATAGGTGGTGAACTAATTAGACCAAATGCCACCCGTTTTGGGACTGTCTTCATGTTCCTTGAGAGTTACCATTCAAAGAAAGATAAATTTAGGGAGTGGATGGTTTCAAAGGATTGGAAGGAGTGTCAGTGGAGGTATGAGCCTGGGTATGTGTTTGCTGAAGAGTGTTTGTCTAGTAATGTTTGGTGGAACGCACTAGAGTGGGTATTGAGTTCATTGAGGCCACTTTATACGGCCATGAGGTATGCTGATACACAAAAACAATGCACACTTTCTGGCTTCAAAAAAAGCATGATGCTTGCTATACAAAGGATGGAAGCCCATCTTGGCCCTACATCAAGGTTGTACCTTTCGTTCATGCGCAAGGTGGGCAAGAGGATAGATGCAATGGAAGAAGATACATTTATGGTTGCAG CTGCTGTCCTTGACCCATATACACATTACAAGCTGAACCTTTGCAACCACACAGATTATGCCACTTCACTAACAGATGCGATAGCGAAGATATTAGACCCAGTGAGTGCTCTTTCAGCCATTGATGAAGTGAGCAAGTTCAGGGAGTGCCAAGGGAGGTTTGGGACCAGATTGGCAGAAGAAGCTGCGGCGAGAATGGGGCCAAGTAAGTTATCTTGCAGCCCAATGGTGGTTTCAGTTTGGAGGGGATGTTcctgctgttgggtttcgtag
- the LOC119301043 gene encoding phototropin-1A-like translates to MISPQHPKCAAAGGGGGHDEPPQRPKQQLPRDSRGSLEVFNPSSAAAFRPAASPFRQDDDDNIDDVDRATQRAAEWGLVLQTNEHTGRPQGVSARSSGGGSARSSSDDKAVAGAGIPRVSEELRAALSAFQQTFVVSDASRPGHPIMYASAGFFNMTGYTSKEVVGRNCRFLQGSGTDPAEIAKIRQALADGSNYCGRVLNYKKDGTAFWNLLTIAPIKDEDGRVLKFIGMQVEVSKYTEGNKDTVVRPNGLPESLIKYDARQKDQARSSVSELLLALKNPRSLSESSNSTFKRKSQESVGVLTGDGTGKRSSESGSRHTSHTGARSSLQKINEVPEGGNKTRKSGLFSLMGLLGMGNGNVEKNMLKPRDEDPLLDSDDERPESFDDELRRKEIRRGIDLATTLERIEKNFVITDPRLPDNPIIFASDSFLQLTEYSREEILGRNCRFLQGPETDRATVRKIRDAIDNQTEVTVQLINYTKSGKKFWNLFHLQPMRDQKGDVQYFIGVQLDGTEHVRDAAEKEGVMLIKKTAENIDEAAKELPDANLRPEDLWANHSKVVLPKPHMKDSASWRAVQKVREGGENIDLKHFRPVKPLGSGDTGSVHLVELLNTGEYFAMKAMDKNVMLNRNKVHRATAERQILDMLDHPFLPTLYASFQTKTHICLITDYYPGGELFLLLDRQPLKVLREDAVRFYAAEVVIALEYXXSSGIIYRDLKPENILLHRDGHISLTDFDLSCLTSCRPQVFLPEEGNKKSRRKSRSSPIFFAEPMRASNSFVGTEEYIAPEIITGAGHTSAVDWWALGILLYEMLYGYTPFRGKTRQRTFANILHKDIRFPASISVSLPARQLIYRLLHRDPANRMGSYEGSNEIKQHPFFRGINWALVRGTAPPKMDAPLLSDDVDKGLGDAAAAADNYTDMF, encoded by the exons ATGATCAGCCCGCAGCATCCTAAAT gtgcagcagcaggaggaggaggcggccatgaCGAGCCTCCTCAGCGGCCGAAGCAGCAGCTGCCGCGCGACTCCCGCGGCTCGCTCGAGGTCTTCaacccctcctccgccgccgcgttccgccccgccgcctcgccgttcCGCCAGGACGACGACGACAATATCGATGATGTCGACAGGGCGACGCAGCGGGCGGCGGAGTGGGGCCTCGTGCTCCAGACCAACGAGCACACGGGCCGGCCGCAGGGCGTCTCCGCCCGCAGCTCCGGGGGCGGCTCCGCCCGCAGCAGCTCCGACGACAAGGCCGTCGCCGGCGCCGGCATCCCCCGGGTGTCCGAGGAGCTCCGGGCGGCGCTCTCGGCGTTCCAGCAGACGTTCGTCGTGTCGGACGCCAGCCGCCCCGGCCACCCCATCATGTACGCCAGCGCCGGCTTCTTCAACATGACCGGCTACACCTCCAAGGAGGTCGTCGGAAGGAACTG CCGCTTCCTCCAGGGCTCCGGCACCGACCCGGCGGAGATCGCAAAGATCAGGCAGGCTCTAGCCGACGGATCAAACTACTGCGGCCGTGTCCTCAACTACAAGAAGGATGGCACGGCATTCTGGAACCTCCTGACCATTGCCCCCATCAAGGATGAGGATGGCAGGGTCCTCAAGTTCATAGG GATGCAAGTGGAAGTGAGTAAATACACTGAAGGGAACAAGGACACTGTTGTTCGTCCAAATGGACTGCCAGAGTCACTCATCAAATATGATG CCAGGCAGAAGGACCAGGCCCGTAGCTCAGTGTCTGAGCTTCTGTTGGCTCTCAAAAACCCACGGTCACTGTCAGAATCAAGTAATAGCACCTTCAAAAGAAAATCACAGGAATCAGTAGGCGTGTTAACGGGTGATGGTACTGGCAAGAGAAGCTCAGAGAGTGGATCTCGACATACCTCGCACACTGGAGCAAGAAGCTCACTGCAGAAGATCAACGAAGTACCTGAAGGAGGCAATAAAACTAGAAAATCGGGTCTGTTTTCGCTTATGGG TTTACTTGGTATGGGCAATGGAAATGTAGAAAAGAACATGCTGAAACCAAGAGATGAAGATCCCTTACTTGACAGTGATGATGAAAGACCTGAGAGCTTTGATGATGAGCTAAGGAGGAAAGAAATAAGAAGGGGTATAGACTTGGCTACTACACTTGAACGTATCGAGAAGAACTTTGTCATTACTGACCCAAGATTGCCAGATAATCCTATT ATATTTGCATCCGATAGTTTCTTGCAATTGACTGAATACAGCCGTGAAGAAATATTGGGAAGAAACTGCAG GTTTCTCCAAGGTCCTGAAACTGATCGTGCTACAGTGAGGAAAATTAGAGATGCCATAGATAACCAAACAGAGGTCACTGTTCAGCTGATTAATTATACAAAGAGTG GTAAAAAGTTCTGGAACCTCTTTCACTTGCAGCCTATGCGTGATCAGAAG GGAGATGTCCAGTATTTTATTGGGGTTCAGCTGGATGGAACTGAGCATGTCCGAGATGCTGCTGAAAAAGAGGGTGTCATGCTG ATTAAGAAAACTGCAGAAAATATTGACGAGGCTGCAAAAGAACTTCCAGATGCTAATTTG AGGCCGGAGGACTTATGGGCCAACCACTCAAAAGTAGTTTTACCGAAGCCACATATGAAGGATTCTGCGTCATGGAGAGCCGTCCAAAAA GTTCGTGAGGGTGGAGAAAACATTGATCTGAAACATTTCAGGCCTGTAAAACCTTTGGGGTCTGGTGATACTGGAAG CGTGCACTTGGTGGAGTTGCTAAACACAGGTGAATACTTTGCCATGAAAGCGATGGATAAAAATGTCATGCTTAATCGCAATAAG GTCCATAGAGCTACTGCTGAACGACAGATCCTTGATATGTTGGACCACCCGTTCCTTCCAACATTGTATGCATCATTTCAG ACAAAGACACATATATGTCTCATTACAGATTACTACCCTGGTGGGGAGCTCTTTCTGCTCCTAGATAGGCAACCTCTGAAGGTTTTGCGGGAAGATGCAGTCAG GTTCTATGCAGCTGAAGTTGTCATTGCACTTGAATACTNNN TATCCTCAGGTATAATCTACCGAGACTTGAAGCCAGAGAATATCTTACTTCATAGAGACGGGCACATATCCCTGACAGACTTTGATTTATCTTGCCTGACATCTTGCAGACCGCAG GTCTTTCTTCCAGAAGAAGGTAATAAGAAAAGCAGGAGGAAAAGCAGGAGTTCACCCATATTTTTTGCGGAACCTATGCGAGCATCCAATTCATTTGTTGGTACAGAGGAGTACATCGCACCT GAGATTATTACCGGAGCTGGCCATACAAGTGCTGTTGATTGGTGGGCGCTAG GGATTCTTCTGTATGAAATGCTGTATGGCTACACACCCTTCAGAGGTAAAACCAGGCAAAGGACCTTTGCCAACATCCTACACAAGGACATCAGATTCCCCGCGAGTATATCG GTGAGCCTCCCAGCGAGGCAGCTGATCTACAGGTTGCTGCACAGGGATCCTGCGAATAGAATGGGATCGTATGAGGGATCGAATGAGATAAAacaacacccgttcttccgcggcaTCAACTGGGCCCTTGTGCGGGGCACG GCTCCTCCAAAGATGGACGCTCCACTGTTGTCGGACGACGTGGACAAGGGATTGGGCGACGCTGCTGCCGCCGCTGATAATTACACCGACATGTTCTGA